One stretch of Arachis hypogaea cultivar Tifrunner chromosome 20, arahy.Tifrunner.gnm2.J5K5, whole genome shotgun sequence DNA includes these proteins:
- the LOC140183139 gene encoding uncharacterized protein, translated as MDIAGRMVQWAIEISEFDLKYETRTAIKAQCLTDFVAEYAGDQEEESTTWELYIDGSSNKIGSRAGIILVNKRGTQIEVSLKFEFPASNNQAEYKALIAGLKLAVEVSATKVVIFSDSQVVTSQINGEYQAKNPNMKRYLDKTLEHLRRFAETEVKHITRDLNSRVDALSKLASTKPGGIIEA; from the coding sequence ATGGATATTGCgggtagaatggttcaatgggcaatagagatATCCGAGTTTGActtgaagtatgaaactcggacggcaataaaagcccaatgcctcacggACTTCGTAGCAGAATATGCAGGAGACCAAGAGGAAGAATCCACTACATGGGAGCTATAcatagatggatcctcaaacaaaatAGGAAGCcgtgcaggcataatactggtcAACAAAAGGGGAACACAAATAGAAGTCTCCCTcaagtttgaattcccagcttctaacaatcaggcagaatacaAAGCCTTGATTGCAGGATTAAAGCTGGCAGTAGAAGTCAGTGCAACAAAAGTAGTGATATTCAGCGACTCTCAGGTGGTGACTTCCcaaataaatggagagtatcaggctaaAAACCccaatatgaagaggtacttggacaaaaccttgGAGCATCTTAGACGCTTTGcggaaaccgaggtcaaacatataactcgggatctcaaCAGCAGAGTAGACGCCCTTTCCAAGCTAGCAAGTACTAAGCCAGGgggaataatagaagcctga